In the Lepus europaeus isolate LE1 chromosome 18, mLepTim1.pri, whole genome shotgun sequence genome, one interval contains:
- the TMUB2 gene encoding transmembrane and ubiquitin-like domain-containing protein 2 isoform X2, which translates to MKLRSLDPVGSQTMELSDVTLIEGVGNEVMVVAGVVVLILALVLAWLSTYVADSGSSQLLGTIVSAGDTSVLHLGHVDHLVAGQGAPEPSELPPPSEGNDEKAEEAGEGGGHATGELGAGGGAEPSLEHLLDIQGLPKRQAGREGSGPEVPLRSEASTCIPPSPGLIHVRLKFLNDTEELAVARPEDTVGALKSKYFPGQENQMKFIYQGRLLQDPGCTLQSLNITDNCVIHCHRSPPGAATPGPSASLAPSATEPASLGVNVGSLMVPVFVVLLGVVWYFRINYRQFFTAPATVSLVGVTVFFSFLVFGMYGR; encoded by the exons ATGAAGTTGCGCAG CCTGGACCCCGTCGGCAGCCAGACCATGGAGCTCTCTGACGTCACCCTCATTGAGGGTGTGGGCAATGAGGTGATGGTGGTGGCCGGTGTGGTGGTGCTGATTCTCGCTTTGGTCCTAGCCTGGCTCTCTACCTATGTAGCAGACAGTGGCAGCAGCCAGCTCCTGGGCACTATCGTGTCAGCAGGCGATACATCtgtcctccacctggggcacgtGGACCACCTGGTAGCAGGCCAAGGAGCCCCAGAGCCCAGCGAACTCCCCCCTCCATCAGAGGGTAATGATGAGAAGGCTGAAGAGGCCGGCGAAGGTGGGGGACATGCCACAGGGGAGTTGGGGGCTGGAGGCGGTGCCGAGCCCAGCCTGGAGCATCTCTTGGACATCCAAGGCCTGCCCAAGAGACAAGCAGGCAGAGAGGGCAGCGGGCCTGAGGTCCCCCTGCGCTCCGAGGCTAGCACCTGCAtcccgcccagccccggcctcatCCATGTGCGACTCAAATTCCTCAATGACACCGAAGAGCTGGCTGTGGCCAGGCCCGAGGACACTGTGGGTGCTCTGAAGAG CAAATACTTCCCTGGACAGGAGAACCAGATGAAATTCATCTACCAGGGCCGCCTGCTGCAGGACCCGGGCTGCACGCTGCAGTCCCTCAACATCACCGACAACTGTGTCATTCACTGCCACCGCTCGCCCCCGGGGGCAGCTACCCCAGGCCCCTCGGCCTCCCTGGCCCCCTCAGCCACTGAGCCAGCCAGCCTTGGCGTCAACGTGGGCAGCCTCATGGTGCCTGTGTTTGTGGTGCTGTTGGGTGTTGTTTGGTACTTCCGTATCAATTATCGCCAGTTCTTCACAGCACCTGCCACTGTCTCCCTGGTGGGGGTTACCGTCTTCTTCAGCTTCCTTGTATTCGGGATGTATGGACGATGA
- the TMUB2 gene encoding transmembrane and ubiquitin-like domain-containing protein 2 isoform X1: MISRHLPNDLLSLDPVGSQTMELSDVTLIEGVGNEVMVVAGVVVLILALVLAWLSTYVADSGSSQLLGTIVSAGDTSVLHLGHVDHLVAGQGAPEPSELPPPSEGNDEKAEEAGEGGGHATGELGAGGGAEPSLEHLLDIQGLPKRQAGREGSGPEVPLRSEASTCIPPSPGLIHVRLKFLNDTEELAVARPEDTVGALKSKYFPGQENQMKFIYQGRLLQDPGCTLQSLNITDNCVIHCHRSPPGAATPGPSASLAPSATEPASLGVNVGSLMVPVFVVLLGVVWYFRINYRQFFTAPATVSLVGVTVFFSFLVFGMYGR; the protein is encoded by the exons ATGATTTCACGTCATCTTCCAAACGACCTGCTGAG CCTGGACCCCGTCGGCAGCCAGACCATGGAGCTCTCTGACGTCACCCTCATTGAGGGTGTGGGCAATGAGGTGATGGTGGTGGCCGGTGTGGTGGTGCTGATTCTCGCTTTGGTCCTAGCCTGGCTCTCTACCTATGTAGCAGACAGTGGCAGCAGCCAGCTCCTGGGCACTATCGTGTCAGCAGGCGATACATCtgtcctccacctggggcacgtGGACCACCTGGTAGCAGGCCAAGGAGCCCCAGAGCCCAGCGAACTCCCCCCTCCATCAGAGGGTAATGATGAGAAGGCTGAAGAGGCCGGCGAAGGTGGGGGACATGCCACAGGGGAGTTGGGGGCTGGAGGCGGTGCCGAGCCCAGCCTGGAGCATCTCTTGGACATCCAAGGCCTGCCCAAGAGACAAGCAGGCAGAGAGGGCAGCGGGCCTGAGGTCCCCCTGCGCTCCGAGGCTAGCACCTGCAtcccgcccagccccggcctcatCCATGTGCGACTCAAATTCCTCAATGACACCGAAGAGCTGGCTGTGGCCAGGCCCGAGGACACTGTGGGTGCTCTGAAGAG CAAATACTTCCCTGGACAGGAGAACCAGATGAAATTCATCTACCAGGGCCGCCTGCTGCAGGACCCGGGCTGCACGCTGCAGTCCCTCAACATCACCGACAACTGTGTCATTCACTGCCACCGCTCGCCCCCGGGGGCAGCTACCCCAGGCCCCTCGGCCTCCCTGGCCCCCTCAGCCACTGAGCCAGCCAGCCTTGGCGTCAACGTGGGCAGCCTCATGGTGCCTGTGTTTGTGGTGCTGTTGGGTGTTGTTTGGTACTTCCGTATCAATTATCGCCAGTTCTTCACAGCACCTGCCACTGTCTCCCTGGTGGGGGTTACCGTCTTCTTCAGCTTCCTTGTATTCGGGATGTATGGACGATGA
- the TMUB2 gene encoding transmembrane and ubiquitin-like domain-containing protein 2 isoform X3 → MELSDVTLIEGVGNEVMVVAGVVVLILALVLAWLSTYVADSGSSQLLGTIVSAGDTSVLHLGHVDHLVAGQGAPEPSELPPPSEGNDEKAEEAGEGGGHATGELGAGGGAEPSLEHLLDIQGLPKRQAGREGSGPEVPLRSEASTCIPPSPGLIHVRLKFLNDTEELAVARPEDTVGALKSKYFPGQENQMKFIYQGRLLQDPGCTLQSLNITDNCVIHCHRSPPGAATPGPSASLAPSATEPASLGVNVGSLMVPVFVVLLGVVWYFRINYRQFFTAPATVSLVGVTVFFSFLVFGMYGR, encoded by the exons ATGGAGCTCTCTGACGTCACCCTCATTGAGGGTGTGGGCAATGAGGTGATGGTGGTGGCCGGTGTGGTGGTGCTGATTCTCGCTTTGGTCCTAGCCTGGCTCTCTACCTATGTAGCAGACAGTGGCAGCAGCCAGCTCCTGGGCACTATCGTGTCAGCAGGCGATACATCtgtcctccacctggggcacgtGGACCACCTGGTAGCAGGCCAAGGAGCCCCAGAGCCCAGCGAACTCCCCCCTCCATCAGAGGGTAATGATGAGAAGGCTGAAGAGGCCGGCGAAGGTGGGGGACATGCCACAGGGGAGTTGGGGGCTGGAGGCGGTGCCGAGCCCAGCCTGGAGCATCTCTTGGACATCCAAGGCCTGCCCAAGAGACAAGCAGGCAGAGAGGGCAGCGGGCCTGAGGTCCCCCTGCGCTCCGAGGCTAGCACCTGCAtcccgcccagccccggcctcatCCATGTGCGACTCAAATTCCTCAATGACACCGAAGAGCTGGCTGTGGCCAGGCCCGAGGACACTGTGGGTGCTCTGAAGAG CAAATACTTCCCTGGACAGGAGAACCAGATGAAATTCATCTACCAGGGCCGCCTGCTGCAGGACCCGGGCTGCACGCTGCAGTCCCTCAACATCACCGACAACTGTGTCATTCACTGCCACCGCTCGCCCCCGGGGGCAGCTACCCCAGGCCCCTCGGCCTCCCTGGCCCCCTCAGCCACTGAGCCAGCCAGCCTTGGCGTCAACGTGGGCAGCCTCATGGTGCCTGTGTTTGTGGTGCTGTTGGGTGTTGTTTGGTACTTCCGTATCAATTATCGCCAGTTCTTCACAGCACCTGCCACTGTCTCCCTGGTGGGGGTTACCGTCTTCTTCAGCTTCCTTGTATTCGGGATGTATGGACGATGA